DNA sequence from the Tenacibaculum mesophilum genome:
AAAGACTCTAAAAAACGCTATAGAGCTGATGTTTTAGTTGAAGATTTTAGAGAAAAAATCAACGAAAAAATTCAAAAAGATATAACCAAAGCAAAAAAACGTTTTGGTGAAGCTTTTAATGAAGATGAATTTAGAAGTACAAACCCTAATGTTTTAAGACGTCAAAAACAAATTGACGAGATAACAGTTGAATTAACTAGAGTTCAAGAAGAAAACGATTTAGAAGGGTTTAGAAATTTAATTATAGACTTAGGCATTACATGTCCTGTTTCTGGTTCTAAAAACTGGACAGAAGTTAAGCAATTTAATTTAATGTTTGGAACGCAATTAGGAGCGTCAGCAGATAGTTCAACGCAAGTATATTTACGTCCTGAAACTGCACAAGGTATTTTTGTAAACTTCTTAAATGTACAAAAAACTGGACGTATGAAAATTCCTTTCGGAATTGCACAAACTGGTAAAGCTTTTCGTAATGAAATCGTTGCGCGCCAATTTATTTTTAGACAACGAGAGTTTGAGCAAATGGAAATGCAATTTTTTGTAAAGCCAGGAACTCAAAAAGAATGGTATGAAAAGTGGAAAGAAACTCGTTTAAAGTGGCATATGTCTTTAGGAATGGGAGAAGAAAATTATCGTTTTCACGATCATGACAAATTAGCACATTATGCTGATGCCGCTGCTGATATTGAATTTAAATTTCCTTTTGGGTTCAAAGAATTAGAAGGAATCCATTCTCGTACTGATTTTGACTTAAGTCAACATGAGAAATTCTCTGGAAAAAAACTACAGTACTTTGACCACGAGGACAACACTAGTTATGTACCATACGTAATTGAAACTTCTATTGGTTTAGACAGAATGTTCTTAGCTGTTTTCTCTAACTCTTTACAAGAAGAGGAGCTAGAAAATGGTTCAACAAGAACTGTTTTAAAGTTGCCTGCAGTTTTGGCACCAACCAAAGCAGCTATTTTACCATTAGTTAAAAAAGATGGTTTACCAGAAATCGCTCGTAAAATTGTTAACGATTTAAAATGGGACTTCAATGTTGTTTATGATGAAAAAGATGCTGTTGGAAGAAGGTATCGTCGTCAAGATGCTGTTGGTACACCTTTCTGTATTACGGTAGATCATGATACTATAGAAGACAACACTGTTACCATTCGTCATAGAGATACTATGGAGCAAAAACGAGTTAAAATAGAAGATTTAAGCAATATTATTAAACAAGAGGTAGATGTACGCTCTTGGTTACAAAAAACGGAAGCATAAATCTAAAAAACGTCAAAATAAAGCAAGAATCCTAAACGTAACTGTTTAGGATTTTTACTTTTGCAATAGTAAATAACTTCTCTTGAAATAAATACGAATGAAAACTATACTTAAAATATTATTCATCATCTTTTTACTTTGGATGATAACTGGTGCTTACCTTTTAAACACAGAGCACCCTAAAGCACAAGTAGTAATAGGACTAGGTGTTTTATACATGTCTTTTATATTAATGCCTTTATTTATCTACTATAGATATAAAGATGGTAAGTATAAAAAATATATTATCAACTCTGATAAAGACAAAAAAAAAGCTAAAGATTAATCTTCAGCTTTTTTACTTTATTTTGCTCTCTATTGTAAGGTAGGTGAGTAATTTGTTGGGTAATCATCTGGTTTAGCTAAACCGTCTTTACCTAAGGTAAAATTAGATCCGTATGTAGCATCAATAGCAGCTAACATTTTATTAGCCATTAACGCATATCCTCTAGCTGTTAAATGAATTCCATCTAAACCAACTAAACCACCTGTTACTAAACTAGTATTCATATTATAATTCCCAAACTCTAATCCAGTAGTAGAAGCTTCTTGTAAAATAGCTTTAAAATCTACAAAAGCCAACCCTTTTGCTTCAGCCACCGATTTAATAGTTGCATTATAAGAATCCGTAGCATTCTTAACTCTACTTACCTCATCTTTTGTTAATACCCATTTATCTTCAAGAGGTAATGAAACTCCTTCTACAGAAAACATTCCTGCTAGTTCTTGTGATAAACCTTGTGACATTAAAAACGCAACTGAATCTGTATTAACTTCACCTATAATCGCACTACTTGGTAATACTAATAAGTCTTCTTCTGTTGCTTGTCTTGCTTGACCGTAATAAGTACCTAATAAACCTGCTACTTTTTGTAATGTAGTTGCATCAGTAGGTAATCCAAAACTTGCCACAAAAGGAGGGAAAGTAGGACTTGCTAATAAAGCTCCAACAATTTGAGCTGTCTTATTATCTAAAGACTCATCTTTAATTACAACTGCATTTGCAGCATCTGTGGTAAAAACAATTGATCTTTCTGGAACACCAATTGCTTCAAAAACTCCGTTAATAGCCCCAAAAACATTATTTAATGTTGGTATTTGCGCTCCAAAATCAGGGTTACTAGGATCTAATGGCGCATAAGGAACTGTTGTAAAGTAAGGTAACGATGTTATATAAGGTAAATTAGCTACGACTCCTTTTCTATCTCCCGCTGCTAAAGCATCAACGGTACTTGAAAAAACAGAAGCAAAAAGATTTGAATTAGTAATATCATTTGCTCCATAACTTGTTGGATCTAAGTTTCCTGTTTCATTATGATCTTCTCCTACACCACCAGCTATAGAGTATCCTAAAACATCATTTCCTCCTATTTCAGATAATGTAAAAAATGTTGGTTGCTGTACTAATACATCTTGTATAACACTTGCCATAGGGTTAGATGCCATTCTTACATAATAAGGGTTTGCATTTGGTAAAGCTGCTAATGCTCCATAACCTTCTACTCCTAGGTGAAAGCTTTTTAACCCAGGGATTCCCATGTTATTATATGGTCCCGTTTGTATATTACTTATCTCTGTTGTAGGTGTTTTTGATAACCTTGCTGGCCCATCACCATTAAAATAAAACCTTGGCTCTCCTTTTTCTTCTCCTCCTATTAAAAAACCACCTATGTTATCATTCATTAAAGGTTGTGTAAAATCGCCTCCACCAACCATAGCAAATTTACTAGCTAAAATATTTGGAAAAGAGTTTTCTTGAGAAGATTTAAATAAAGCCCCATCTGAAAATCCTGCTGTAAAAGAGGCTCCTACTGCTACATATTTAGAAAAATCTACACTACCAGCTTCTAGTGTTACATTGTTTTCCGCTTCTCCTTTAATCTCAGGTAATGTATTATCTACGTCACAGGCGGCTAACCCTAAAAATAACGCAGACAAAAAAGTATATTTAATTGTATTTTTCATTGTTTCTTTTTTAGTTATTGATAGTCCAAGAAATGTAATATTGAGAACCTACAGCTCCTACTCCTGGCGCACTTAAGTATTCTTCACCTGTTAAATTAGATCCTCCTACTTTAAATACTGATTTAATTGAAGGAACAGAATAATTAATTTGAGCATCAAGAACTGTTCTTTCTTCAATTGTTCCTTCTAAGAAAGTAGACTGCCAATAAAATTCATTTTGCCAACGAGCACTTACATTAAATCCAAAGTTTTCAAATAAATTTGTATGTCCAAATTGCATTTTTACTTTATGCTCTGGTGTGTTAAATCCAGCTTCAAAATCAGGATCAGAAGCTTGATCAAAATCAAACTTAGACCATGTATAGTTTAATCCAACATCAAACCCGTTAAATACTTTTGTGTTTAATCCTAACCCTACTCCATAAGAATTAACATCTGCCGTTGAATTTGTTTTTACACTAAATGTTCTTACTAAGTCTCTATTAGTTAAGTTATTTATGGTAGCTGGCGTATTTGGGTCTACTAGTACAACTACATCTTTATTAGAAATAAAGTCAGAATACATATTATAATATGTACTAAAATCAATAGATAGTTTGTTTTCTCCTAAGGGAAGTGCCGCACGATATCCAACTTCAAAAGATTTAACTTTTTCTGGCTGTACTAAAGCTGTCTTAACTAATGTAGGATCAGGAATATTTGGATTATTTGGTTCATTCGCTTTTCTACTAATTGAAGCAGCAGAATACCCTCTATTAAGAGCATCTTGACCCGTTAAAGTAAATGTTCCTGTAGTTGTTTGAACAGCAGTTGAAAAACGATCAATATTGTCAGGAGCTGTTCCTAAAATAAAGCCTGCTCCTGTTGCCAAACCAATATACTGGTCTTGGGTAGTTGGGTTACGGAAACCTGTTTGGAAAGACGCTCTAAAGTTATGGTTCTTGTTTTCTCCTGCTGCATAGGCTAAAGAGACTCTTGGTGTAACATTTCCATCAAAATTATCAGACTTATCATAACGGATAGATCCTGTAAACTTCAAACGGTCATCCATCATTTTCTTCTGAACTTGTGTATATACACCGTACTCTCCATATTTAATAGGCCCATCACTATCAGTATAAATAGTACCAAAAGAGTTAAGCTTGTACTGCCTGTAAGAACCTCCTACTTGAACTTCAGCCCAATCAATGTAATCACGTAAGTTTAAGTTTGCATCTGCATGATAGTAACTTGTATTATCTCTAAATCTAGACCCTGTCATTAAATCTGGATCAGCAGTTACTTCATTAAATAGTCTTGTAAACTCAGCAGAACCTGCTTCTGGTCTGTTCCTATCAGCAAAAGCTCTTGCTTGATTATGATTGCTTGCCTGTACTCCAGGAACGGATCCTAAATACGCAGCTGCATATTCTCCAAACCAAACTGAGTTCTCTTTCCATTTACTGTTTATATTTATTGCAGCAAAACGAGTATCATAAGAATCTCCAGCGTCTTCACCTGCATAATACCCTCTTACAAAAAAGTTTTTACCTCTTACTTCTAGTTTATGTTGCTCCATAAAGAAGTTAGCAAGATTATAACGGTTTTGTCCTTGATAAATGGTATTACCTGTACCGTATTTTGAATTCCAAATTATTTCAACACGGTCATTTCCCAATGGACGGTAATGAATAGCTCCATTAAACTTTACACTTTTAGCTTCGTTAGACATTAAGTCTACTTCTCTATACCCTGTTCTACTAACATTTCCTATTGCTCCTCCTAAATTAACAGATACTTCATCTCCATATATATTTGCTCCATCATAATTTGGATCATCAGTATG
Encoded proteins:
- a CDS encoding SGNH/GDSL hydrolase family protein, translated to MKNTIKYTFLSALFLGLAACDVDNTLPEIKGEAENNVTLEAGSVDFSKYVAVGASFTAGFSDGALFKSSQENSFPNILASKFAMVGGGDFTQPLMNDNIGGFLIGGEEKGEPRFYFNGDGPARLSKTPTTEISNIQTGPYNNMGIPGLKSFHLGVEGYGALAALPNANPYYVRMASNPMASVIQDVLVQQPTFFTLSEIGGNDVLGYSIAGGVGEDHNETGNLDPTSYGANDITNSNLFASVFSSTVDALAAGDRKGVVANLPYITSLPYFTTVPYAPLDPSNPDFGAQIPTLNNVFGAINGVFEAIGVPERSIVFTTDAANAVVIKDESLDNKTAQIVGALLASPTFPPFVASFGLPTDATTLQKVAGLLGTYYGQARQATEEDLLVLPSSAIIGEVNTDSVAFLMSQGLSQELAGMFSVEGVSLPLEDKWVLTKDEVSRVKNATDSYNATIKSVAEAKGLAFVDFKAILQEASTTGLEFGNYNMNTSLVTGGLVGLDGIHLTARGYALMANKMLAAIDATYGSNFTLGKDGLAKPDDYPTNYSPTLQ
- a CDS encoding glycine--tRNA ligase, giving the protein MAKQEDQFKKVLSHAKEYGYVFQSSEIYDGLSAVYDYAQNGVELKKNIRDYWWKAMVQMHENIVGIDASILMHPTTWKASGHVDAFNDPLIDNKDSKKRYRADVLVEDFREKINEKIQKDITKAKKRFGEAFNEDEFRSTNPNVLRRQKQIDEITVELTRVQEENDLEGFRNLIIDLGITCPVSGSKNWTEVKQFNLMFGTQLGASADSSTQVYLRPETAQGIFVNFLNVQKTGRMKIPFGIAQTGKAFRNEIVARQFIFRQREFEQMEMQFFVKPGTQKEWYEKWKETRLKWHMSLGMGEENYRFHDHDKLAHYADAAADIEFKFPFGFKELEGIHSRTDFDLSQHEKFSGKKLQYFDHEDNTSYVPYVIETSIGLDRMFLAVFSNSLQEEELENGSTRTVLKLPAVLAPTKAAILPLVKKDGLPEIARKIVNDLKWDFNVVYDEKDAVGRRYRRQDAVGTPFCITVDHDTIEDNTVTIRHRDTMEQKRVKIEDLSNIIKQEVDVRSWLQKTEA
- a CDS encoding TonB-dependent receptor, with the translated sequence MMKKLLLVAFVLFGTAIMVAQTTITGTVSDASLGGPLPGANIKVSRKTVGTSTDFDGKFTMTVTDTPPFTIEISSLGYQTKTVEITKNNQVVEISLTENATSLDEVVVSASRTPERVMESPVTIERFDSRAIKNTASASYYDGLENLKGVDINSGGLTFKTVNTRGFATFGNERFVQLVDGMDNASPALNFAIGNLLGISEVDVKSVEILPGAASALYGANAFNGIMLMRSENPFNEQGISVGLKTGLTSQEAAGDNGYYDATIKMAHAFDDYFAVKASFSYLKGEEWHATDYRNTTGIGGTYIPGMNHTDDPNYDGANIYGDEVSVNLGGAIGNVSRTGYREVDLMSNEAKSVKFNGAIHYRPLGNDRVEIIWNSKYGTGNTIYQGQNRYNLANFFMEQHKLEVRGKNFFVRGYYAGEDAGDSYDTRFAAININSKWKENSVWFGEYAAAYLGSVPGVQASNHNQARAFADRNRPEAGSAEFTRLFNEVTADPDLMTGSRFRDNTSYYHADANLNLRDYIDWAEVQVGGSYRQYKLNSFGTIYTDSDGPIKYGEYGVYTQVQKKMMDDRLKFTGSIRYDKSDNFDGNVTPRVSLAYAAGENKNHNFRASFQTGFRNPTTQDQYIGLATGAGFILGTAPDNIDRFSTAVQTTTGTFTLTGQDALNRGYSAASISRKANEPNNPNIPDPTLVKTALVQPEKVKSFEVGYRAALPLGENKLSIDFSTYYNMYSDFISNKDVVVLVDPNTPATINNLTNRDLVRTFSVKTNSTADVNSYGVGLGLNTKVFNGFDVGLNYTWSKFDFDQASDPDFEAGFNTPEHKVKMQFGHTNLFENFGFNVSARWQNEFYWQSTFLEGTIEERTVLDAQINYSVPSIKSVFKVGGSNLTGEEYLSAPGVGAVGSQYYISWTINN